The genomic DNA TGCGCTCTGTAGTTGCGGCTCGTGATTGGCTTCGTACTGCTCGATCCATTCGTGTGGCAGCTTGCCCCACGCCTCGCCGATGCGGAGCCGCTGCTCGGTGCTGAACACCTCGGCGGCCACCACGTCACCGACGAAGATGGTGTTCTCGTCGTTGTCGAGCGAGCCGGTGATGCGGCACTCGACGTAGCTGTGCGCGTCGAGCAGGATCGGCGCCCCGGTGACCCCGGCCTTGGTGCGCAGCTTGGCGATCTTGTCGCCATCGCGGCCCGAGCTGCCGCCCAGCGTCATCAGGATGTCCATCGAGGCGTCGATCTCCTCCGGGCCGGCCGACAGCATGTGCATCACGAAAATGCCTGAGTTGACCAACATGTCGTGCGTCCGGTTGTACTTGGTCAGGCTGACTGTGGCGCGGGGCAGCTCGGGGACGATGCTGGCCGAGCCTGCCGACAGCGACATCAGGCCGTTCGCGAAGCCGTTGTCGATGGTGGTGATCGCCACCGGGAAGGGTCGTAGGCCGGCCAGTACCTTGTCGGCGGCCGGGAGGTCGATTGTCATGTGTCTCTCCTTTGTTGATTCGCTACCCGAGGGTGAACGGGTCGCGGGTTGCCCCGGACAGCTCCACCCACACCGCTTTGGTTTCGGTGAAGTCCTTGACGGCATCGATACCGTTCTCCCGGCCGATACCGCTGTGGCCGACGCCGCCGAACGGAACATGCGGTGCGACAACGCGATAGGCGTTGACCCACACCGTCCCGGCCCGAAGTTTGGCGGCAACGCGGTGGGCCCGGTGGACGTCCTTGGTCCATACCGATGCGGCTAACCCGAACTCGGTGGCATTGGCCGATGCAACGGCCTCGTCCTCGTCGGCGAACGT from Mycobacterium sp. DL440 includes the following:
- a CDS encoding flavin reductase family protein, with the translated sequence MTIDLPAADKVLAGLRPFPVAITTIDNGFANGLMSLSAGSASIVPELPRATVSLTKYNRTHDMLVNSGIFVMHMLSAGPEEIDASMDILMTLGGSSGRDGDKIAKLRTKAGVTGAPILLDAHSYVECRITGSLDNDENTIFVGDVVAAEVFSTEQRLRIGEAWGKLPHEWIEQYEANHEPQLQSARDLRAAAAARA